The Geothrix oryzae DNA window CACATTGGTGAGACCCAGGCGGGGGCCCCCCTCGTGAGGCCCGTGATGGGGCAGGTGCGCCTCGGTCACATAGACCCCGAAGGCCGGCAGCTGCTCCTGCTCCCAGGCCAGGTTCGCCGTGGGAAAGCCCAGGTGGCGGCCCCGGCGGTCGCCCTCCACCACCACGCCCGTGAGGGAATAGGGATGCCCCAGGAGGTCGGCCGCGGCCTCGACTTGGCCGTGGTCCAGGGCTTCGCGGATACGGGTGCTGGACAGCCGCCCCCCGTCCGGGGCGAGCAGCGCCAGCGTGTGCACCTGGCAGTTGTGAGTGGCGCCCCAGGCCTCCAGCGTGGCCACGGTGCCGCTGCGGTCGCGGCCGAACGCGAAGGCCCGGCCCACATAGAGCTCGACCGGCAGGAGGGCCCGCCCCAGGGCGTCCAGGAAGGCGCCGGGGCTCAGCTCGGAAAAGGCCCGGCTGAAGGGGATCACCCAGGCCAGGTCCATGCCTTCGGCTTCAAAGGCCGCCAGCCGCTGCTCCAGCGTCATCAGCAGCTTCGGCTTGCGCTGGGGCGCGACGATCACCGTGGGGTGGGGATCGAAGGTCACCACCGCCGCCCGCTGGCCCGTGGCCTTCGCCCGGGCCGCCGCGAGGCGCAGCAGCTCCCGGTGCCCCGCATGCACGCCATCGAAATTGCCCAGGGTGACCACGAAAGGGCCGGAGGCGGGGGCCGCCTCCAGGGTGCGGCGCCACACTTCCATCATTCAGTCCCGCCCTGCTCGGCGGGCCAGGCCAGGCTGGCCACGACGCTCCCCGCCAGCACCGAGGCGATCACCAGCAGGCTGTACTGCACGGGGATGTGGACCCACTCCGCGATGCACATCTTCACGCCCACGAAGGAGAGCACCACCGCCAGGCCCGTCTTCAGGCGATGGAAGCGGTCCATCATCTTGGCCAGCAGGAAGTAGAGGCTCCGCAGGCCCATGATGGCGAAGATGTTCGAGGTGTAGACCACGAAGGGATCGCGGCTCACGGCCAGCACCGCGGGGATGGAATCCACGGCGAACACCAGGTCCGTCACCTCGATGGTGATGAGCACCAGCAG harbors:
- a CDS encoding bifunctional riboflavin kinase/FAD synthetase, producing the protein MEVWRRTLEAAPASGPFVVTLGNFDGVHAGHRELLRLAAARAKATGQRAAVVTFDPHPTVIVAPQRKPKLLMTLEQRLAAFEAEGMDLAWVIPFSRAFSELSPGAFLDALGRALLPVELYVGRAFAFGRDRSGTVATLEAWGATHNCQVHTLALLAPDGGRLSSTRIREALDHGQVEAAADLLGHPYSLTGVVVEGDRRGRHLGFPTANLAWEQEQLPAFGVYVTEAHLPHHGPHEGGPRLGLTNVGEKPTFEGQRLTVETHLPGFEGDLYGTRLEVRFLHRIRGEVRFASVDELRDQITKDVAAGRAWWKAHRG